GTGAGCCCCAACAACTCGCGGGCGCGCATCCTCAAGCTGATCGACTCGGCCAAGAAGACCCTGATGGTGCAGTGCGAGTTCGTGAGCGACCCCGAGATCGCCGCTCACCTCGGCGCTCGCGCCAGGGCCGGGGTCGACGTCAAGGTCATGATGGCCCAGTTCGACAAGGACCCGAACACCGGCCGCGACTCGAACGCGGACTCCCAGGCCCTCCTCAACGGGCAGGGCGTCAACCAGGTTCTCTTCGGCAAGAGCATCAAGATGCACGCCAAGATGATCCTCGCGGACAATGCCCGCGCCTACGTCGGCTCGGAGAACATGACCTCCAACTCGCTGGACAACAACCGCGAGATGGGCGTCGTGGTCGAGGACAAGGGCATCGTGGAGACGCTCGCCAAGACCGCGTTGAAGGACTGGGCGGCCCGCTAGGCGCCCGATTCAAGCGAAGAGGCCCGGGTCGCGAACGCGACCCGGGCCTCTTCGCTTGAAGGCTCAGGGCTGCTTGTAGTCGAACGGATAGCCCTGGGCGATCCACTCGTTGATGCCGCCCTTGAGGACGTAGACGTTCTTGCGCTTGTACTGGTTGGTGAGATTGAAGGCCGCGATGATGCTCGCCTCGTCGTGCGGGCAGGCGCAGTACAGCACCAGCAGATCCTTGGGCCCCACCTTGGGCCCCCAGCTCGCGATCTCCTTGCCGGGCAGGGACCTGGCTCCCTGGATCCGGCGGACGTTGAAGGAGTCCGCCTTGCGGACGTCCCCGATGACGATCGCCTCGCCG
This portion of the Pantanalinema sp. genome encodes:
- a CDS encoding rhodanese-like domain-containing protein, producing MSIARVFLGGFALSALVALPFQPPAAAATPPSPEAQQAAKFLSPREVVQRMKRGEAIVIGDVRKADSFNVRRIQGARSLPGKEIASWGPKVGPKDLLVLYCACPHDEASIIAAFNLTNQYKRKNVYVLKGGINEWIAQGYPFDYKQP